The stretch of DNA CACGTGCAGCCCTTCCGTGGCCGCCACAAAGCTGTCCAGGAACTCTTCGTACAAACTTTCGTGCACCAGCACCCTTTCGGGCGCCACGCAGGTCTGGCCCGAATAGTGGTACTTGCCGTCCATGAGGTCCGCCAGGGCGCGGTCCAGGTCTGCCCCGTCCAGGACGATGAAGGGGTCGTTGCCCGGGCCTTCAAAAATAAGTTTCTTGCCCGTCAGGCGGCACAAGCGGTCGTACGGAAGCACGTGCCGGTCCGAGCCGAAAATGCATACCACCGGGATTTTGGGGTGGCGCAGGGCGTACTCCATGAACTCCCGGCCGCCGCGGTGGTCAAAGCGGACCTCGGACCCGAACACCGGTCGGTACATTTTCTCGGTCAGACGGGCGATGCGCGAACCTTTGGTGGAAAACTTGACCCGTACCCGGTTGCCGACCAACCAGATGGAAAGGATTGCCGTGTTCATCCAGGTGTTTCCGTCGTAGGGAAGTAAGAGGGCCACTTCCTCGTCCTCCCGGCAAACCGGAGACCTTTCAGCCAGGAGGTCTCGCGTGCGGGCAAAGGCACGGAACTGTTCCACGCTGAGGCCGATTTCCCAGGCGGCGACGCGCCGGCTGAAGCCCACGTCCTCCACCACATACTCGATCAGCCGTTCCCGGTACTCCTCGATGGTGCGCGCTAGGACGGCAATCTTTTCCAGTCGGGCAGCGAAGTCCACAGGCCCACCCTTCCTCCGGG from Desulfosoma caldarium encodes:
- a CDS encoding aldehyde dehydrogenase family protein, producing the protein MDFAARLEKIAVLARTIEEYRERLIEYVVEDVGFSRRVAAWEIGLSVEQFRAFARTRDLLAERSPVCREDEEVALLLPYDGNTWMNTAILSIWLVGNRVRVKFSTKGSRIARLTEKMYRPVFGSEVRFDHRGGREFMEYALRHPKIPVVCIFGSDRHVLPYDRLCRLTGKKLIFEGPGNDPFIVLDGADLDRALADLMDGKYHYSGQTCVAPERVLVHESLYEEFLDSFVAATEGLHVGPPSDPEADVVPLASVLAAENIRHQLEDARRKGGRILCGGRIEGLLVYPTVVADAIEHMLGMREEIFGPVSFVAPFGFPEEALRIAKANRYGLRSTVYGDPQEAGLVGAVLRGDPYLREVPEMVFGRFGTVSVNEPCSISWRDALITKPIGGYGYSCWVWETVGSRFVLKQGPKLFSLETSLPPAGAREEARGEMGC